A genomic stretch from Lathyrus oleraceus cultivar Zhongwan6 chromosome 2, CAAS_Psat_ZW6_1.0, whole genome shotgun sequence includes:
- the LOC127120578 gene encoding uncharacterized protein LOC127120578 isoform X1 — protein METKNEGNAIRIGIENPFTFKVGQVFTGFGIGCGVGIGVGRPLNLAAIPMLNQVMSATRGATDAFSGVTRHVNTSLRKFGAKNIEVGVGCGVGFGHGFGAGLAVKPGVLNQIQSCLVITMTKVMMKFGLTPSLPFSPGAFPSSLQSVTSTVSTGSMMPLVTKSADQLSQGLAGSQAMNIGLAFDKTAIKDTAVDTTYGSRTEKVLNNFLQNPLLKGEGGASGEAAGRMITENKILQMVLKHQQMIEELVEENEKLRQILVEELKVPSSKLESGSSGRIRNKLPCTDCFECRRKQRRK, from the exons ATGGAAACCAAAAACGAAGGAAATGCAATTCGAATTGGAATTGAGAATCCATTTACTTTCAAAGTTGGTCAAGTATTTACTGGTTTTGGAATCGGTTGTGGCGTCGGAATCGGCGTTGGACGCCCTTTAAATTTAG CTGCAATACCTATGTTGAATCAAGTAATGAGTGCTACTAGGGGTGCAACTGATGCATTTTCTGGTGTTACCAGGCATGTAAATACTTCT TTGAGGAAGTTTGGAGCTAAAAATATTGAAGTGGGTGTTGGATGTGGAGTTGGTTTTGGTCATGGTTTTGGAGCTG GACTTGCTGTAAAACCTGGAGTGTTGAATCAAATTCAATCTTGCCTTGTA ATAACAATGACCAAGGTGATGATGAAGTTTGGACTTACTCCCAGTTTACCATTTAGTCCGGGTGCATTTCCCTCATCCTTACAAAGTGTCACAAGCACAGTCAGTACAGGAAGCATGATGCCGTTAGTAACTAAATCGGCTGATCAATTATCTCAAGGTCTAGCAGGATCTCAAGCAATGAACATTGGTTTGGCTTTTGATAAAACTGCAATAAAAGACACTGCAGTTGACACTACATATGGCAGCCGAACTGAGAAGGTTCTTAACAACTTTTTGCAAAATCCACTGTTGAAGGGAGAAGGAGGAGCTTCCGGTGAAGCG GCTGGACGCATGATCACAGAGAACAAAATACTTCAGATG GTTTTGAAACACCAGCAAATGATAGAAGAACTCGTGGAGGAAAATGAGAAGCTTAGGCAGATACTAGTGGAAGAGCTGAAAGTACCATCGAGCAAACTTGAATCGGGTTCTTCAGGTAGAATTAGAAATAAGTTACCATGTACTGATTGTTTTGAGTGCCGaagaaaacaaagaagaaagtaG
- the LOC127120578 gene encoding uncharacterized protein LOC127120578 isoform X2, with protein METKNEGNAIRIGIENPFTFKVGQVFTGFGIGCGVGIGVGRPLNLAAIPMLNQVMSATRGATDAFSGVTRHVNTSLRKFGAKNIEVGVGCGVGFGHGFGAGLAVKPGVLNQIQSCLVITMTKVMMKFGLTPSLPFSPGAFPSSLQSVTSTVSTGSMMPLVTKSADQLSQGLAGSQAMNIGLAFDKTAIKDTAVDTTYGSRTEKVLNNFLQNPLLKGEGGASGEAAGRMITENKILQMVLKHQQMIEELVEENEKLRQILVEELKVPSSKLESGSSDRYNRCLKGENDSRKAKNQ; from the exons ATGGAAACCAAAAACGAAGGAAATGCAATTCGAATTGGAATTGAGAATCCATTTACTTTCAAAGTTGGTCAAGTATTTACTGGTTTTGGAATCGGTTGTGGCGTCGGAATCGGCGTTGGACGCCCTTTAAATTTAG CTGCAATACCTATGTTGAATCAAGTAATGAGTGCTACTAGGGGTGCAACTGATGCATTTTCTGGTGTTACCAGGCATGTAAATACTTCT TTGAGGAAGTTTGGAGCTAAAAATATTGAAGTGGGTGTTGGATGTGGAGTTGGTTTTGGTCATGGTTTTGGAGCTG GACTTGCTGTAAAACCTGGAGTGTTGAATCAAATTCAATCTTGCCTTGTA ATAACAATGACCAAGGTGATGATGAAGTTTGGACTTACTCCCAGTTTACCATTTAGTCCGGGTGCATTTCCCTCATCCTTACAAAGTGTCACAAGCACAGTCAGTACAGGAAGCATGATGCCGTTAGTAACTAAATCGGCTGATCAATTATCTCAAGGTCTAGCAGGATCTCAAGCAATGAACATTGGTTTGGCTTTTGATAAAACTGCAATAAAAGACACTGCAGTTGACACTACATATGGCAGCCGAACTGAGAAGGTTCTTAACAACTTTTTGCAAAATCCACTGTTGAAGGGAGAAGGAGGAGCTTCCGGTGAAGCG GCTGGACGCATGATCACAGAGAACAAAATACTTCAGATG GTTTTGAAACACCAGCAAATGATAGAAGAACTCGTGGAGGAAAATGAGAAGCTTAGGCAGATACTAGTGGAAGAGCTGAAAGTACCATCGAGCAAACTTGAATCGGGTTCTTCAG ATCGTTACAACCGGTGTCTGAAAGGAGAGAATGATAGTCGAAAAGCTAAAAACCAATAG